A window of Pseudomonas monteilii contains these coding sequences:
- a CDS encoding aromatic acid decarboxylase, whose product MSGPRRVTLAMTGASGAQYGLRLLDCLVREDREVHFLISKAAQLVMSTETDVILPAKPQAMQAFLTEYTGAAAGQIRVYGKEDWMSPVASGSGAPAAMVVVPCSTGTLSAIATGACNNLIERAADVTLKERRQLILVPREAPFSTIHLENMLKLSQMGAVILPAAPGFYHQPQTLDDLIDFVVARILNLLEIPQDMLPRWGEHHLGAAEE is encoded by the coding sequence ATGAGCGGGCCACGGCGCGTCACCCTGGCCATGACCGGCGCTTCGGGCGCGCAATACGGCCTGCGGCTGCTGGACTGCCTGGTGCGTGAAGACCGCGAAGTGCACTTTCTGATTTCCAAGGCCGCGCAGCTGGTGATGTCCACCGAGACCGACGTGATCTTGCCGGCCAAGCCCCAGGCCATGCAGGCCTTCCTCACCGAGTACACCGGCGCGGCGGCGGGGCAGATCCGCGTGTATGGCAAGGAAGACTGGATGTCGCCGGTCGCCTCCGGCTCCGGTGCCCCGGCGGCCATGGTAGTGGTGCCGTGTTCCACCGGCACCCTGTCGGCGATCGCCACGGGCGCCTGCAACAACCTGATCGAGCGCGCCGCCGACGTCACGCTCAAGGAGCGCCGGCAGCTGATCCTGGTGCCGCGCGAGGCGCCGTTCTCCACCATCCACCTGGAGAACATGCTCAAGCTCTCGCAGATGGGCGCGGTGATCCTGCCGGCGGCGCCGGGCTTCTATCACCAGCCGCAGACCCTCGACGACCTGATCGACTTCGTCGTCGCGCGGATCCTCAACCTGCTGGAGATTCCGCAGGACATGCTGCCCCGCTGGGGCGAGCACCACCTGGGCGCCGCCGAGGAGTGA
- a CDS encoding UDP-N-acetylmuramate:L-alanyl-gamma-D-glutamyl-meso-diaminopimelate ligase (ligates L-alanyl-gamma-D-glutamyl-meso-diaminopimelate to UDP-N-acetylmuramic acid for reincorporation into peptidoglycan): MHIHILGICGTFMGSLAVLAKELGHRVTGSDANVYPPMSTQLQAQGIELTQGYDAAQLDPAPDLVVIGNALSRGNPAVEHVLNAGLPYVSGPQWLADHVLQGRWVLAVAGTHGKTTTSSMLAWVLEHAGMSPGFLIGGVPQNFAVSARLGGTPFFVVEADEYDSAFFDKRSKFVHYRPRTAILNNLEFDHADIFPDLAAIERQFHHLVRTIPGEGLVIHPTTEPALARVIDMGCWTPVQTTGEGGQWQARLLSADGSRFEVLLDGQAQGVVDWALTGQHNVANALATLAAARHVGVTPVMAIDGLSAFKSVKRRMETVAEVAGVTIYDDFAHHPTAIATTLDGLRKRVGEAPVIAIIEPRSNSMKLGAHRDGLPESVVAADQVIWYAPPNLGWDLAGTAANCPVPAVVADSLEAIIERVKGQARPGTHVVIMSNGGFGGLHGKLAGALR, from the coding sequence ATGCACATTCACATTCTCGGTATCTGCGGCACTTTCATGGGCTCTCTGGCGGTACTCGCCAAGGAGCTCGGCCACCGGGTCACCGGCTCCGACGCCAATGTCTATCCGCCGATGAGCACCCAGCTCCAGGCCCAGGGCATCGAACTGACCCAGGGCTACGACGCCGCCCAGCTCGATCCGGCGCCCGACCTGGTGGTGATCGGCAATGCGCTGTCGCGCGGCAACCCGGCCGTCGAGCACGTCCTCAATGCCGGGCTGCCCTACGTGTCCGGCCCGCAGTGGCTGGCCGACCACGTGCTCCAGGGGCGCTGGGTGCTGGCAGTGGCCGGCACCCACGGCAAGACCACCACCAGCAGCATGCTGGCCTGGGTGCTGGAGCATGCCGGAATGAGCCCGGGCTTTCTCATCGGGGGCGTGCCGCAGAATTTCGCGGTGTCTGCCCGATTGGGCGGCACGCCGTTTTTCGTGGTCGAGGCCGACGAGTACGACAGCGCCTTCTTCGACAAGCGTTCGAAGTTCGTGCACTACCGCCCGCGCACGGCGATCCTCAACAACCTCGAGTTCGATCACGCCGACATCTTCCCGGACCTGGCGGCCATCGAGCGGCAGTTCCATCACCTGGTGCGCACCATCCCGGGCGAAGGGCTGGTCATCCACCCGACCACCGAGCCGGCGCTGGCGCGGGTGATCGACATGGGCTGCTGGACACCGGTGCAGACCACCGGCGAAGGCGGCCAATGGCAGGCCCGCCTGCTGAGCGCCGACGGTTCGCGATTCGAGGTGCTGCTCGATGGGCAGGCGCAGGGCGTGGTGGACTGGGCGCTGACCGGCCAGCACAACGTCGCCAATGCCCTGGCGACCCTGGCAGCGGCTCGCCACGTCGGGGTCACCCCGGTCATGGCGATCGACGGTCTCAGCGCGTTCAAGAGCGTCAAGCGCCGGATGGAAACGGTCGCCGAGGTCGCGGGTGTGACGATCTACGACGATTTCGCCCACCACCCGACCGCCATCGCCACCACCCTCGACGGCTTGCGCAAGCGGGTCGGCGAAGCCCCGGTGATCGCCATCATCGAACCGCGCTCCAACTCCATGAAGCTGGGCGCGCACCGCGATGGATTGCCGGAGAGCGTGGTCGCCGCCGACCAGGTGATCTGGTACGCACCGCCCAACCTGGGCTGGGACCTGGCTGGCACGGCGGCGAACTGCCCGGTGCCGGCCGTGGTCGCCGACAGCCTCGAGGCGATCATCGAGCGCGTGAAGGGCCAGGCGCGGCCCGGCACCCACGTGGTGATCATGAGCAACGGCGGCTTCGGTGGCCTGCATGGCAAGCTCGCCGGGGCCCTGCGATGA